A DNA window from Trypanosoma brucei brucei TREU927 chromosome 11 chr11_scaffold01 genomic scaffold, whole genome shotgun sequence contains the following coding sequences:
- a CDS encoding RNA polymerase B subunit RPB8, putative — MASSKVILEDTFTVAAVNEEGTVYSRVSRVRCTGEGGGLIITSDVNTGEFPLHSGDRLTIILTDSIELSEQAGSKHYDQSVYHRSTRLDDCDYAMHGRVYSMEVNESSLDVTVHISCGGLLTQIVGKPQSLKDVHYNSDVYILMKRPGS, encoded by the coding sequence ATGGCTTCCTCGAAAGTAATATTGGAAGACACCTTCACGGTGGCAGCTGTGAACGAGGAGGGTACGGTTTACTCCCGAGTGTCACGAGTTCGGTGTACAGGTGAGGGAGGAGGTCTTATTATTACATCCGACGTTAACACGGGAGAATTTCCACTTCACTCCGGCGACCGGTTGACCATAATTTTGACAGATTCCATCGAGCTGTCTGAACAAGCAGGCTCTAAGCACTACGACCAGAGTGTATACCATCGCTCCACGCGCCTAGACGATTGTGATTATGCCATGCACGGCCGCGTGTACAGCATGGAAGTTAACGAAAGTAGCTTGGACGTGACGGTTCATATCAGTTGCGGCGGACTGCTAACGCAGATTGTCGGAAAACCCCAGAGTCTTAAAGACGTTCATTATAATAGCGACGTCTATATCTTGATGAAACGCCCCGGAAGTTAG
- a CDS encoding calmodulin, putative, which yields MSSAFDDLTREYLKRRFDAFDHDKIGRIPLSDLISLVRICGGTPLEADIESLKAEADYEGRGSVSFDGFCCAMKMAFENMRTMRDLKEAFKGIDPERKGYMSQHDLRYILTTQGERLSTDEMNAFVEEMRSEMDMEGNFILSDVVYKMTPEIFR from the coding sequence ATGTCCAGCGCATTTGACGATTTGACGCGTGAGTATTTGAAGCGTCGTTTTGATGCCTTCGATCATGACAAGATTGGGCGTATACCTTTGAGTGATCTCATATCTCTAGTTAGAATCTGTGGTGGTACACCACTTGAAGCGGACATTGAATCTTTGAAGGCTGAAGCAGACTACGAGGGTCGTGGGTCAGTGTCGTTTGACGGCTTCTGCTGCGCGATGAAGATGGCTTTTGAAAATATGAGGACGATGCGTGATCTGAAAGAAGCTTTTAAGGGGATAGACCCTGAACGCAAGGGATACATGTCTCAGCATGACCTTCGCTACATTTTAACAACGCAGGGTGAGCGCTTGAGTACGGATGAAATGAACGCCTTTGTTGAGGAGATGCGGTCGGAGATGGATATGGAAGGAAACTTCATTCTCTCTGATGTTGTGTATAAGATGACCCCAGAGATTTTTCGCTGA